In Phragmites australis chromosome 16, lpPhrAust1.1, whole genome shotgun sequence, one DNA window encodes the following:
- the LOC133896428 gene encoding uncharacterized protein LOC133896428 yields the protein MDAQQGRARDSHAVDIASLARQLREELATADTLPVQLAGGCPIIIGEVGGLTRNVDPAEYDPHHVSIGPYHRIRNPDLARDDEKIRSLGVVLSAASAGMTLEVYLDEMARLEGQARSCYAHTFSIESNEFVRMLLLDGCYLLARFGDVDSGRHRNGAPAANAHAKGGCQYHRSGAPLVSAPGGGDKLETISVVRDVFYLAENQIPFFVVNKIYQLTFLDSGVSAANAIACDVRELLRRQLYSVAAPAVAEPPGPGNLLHLLHMHLKPTVHLSPTGDKVTGKLVGRWRTATEYHFAGVKFKTRSLGSKEARCVLDVKLDSGGGVLEIPRLNIDAETWRLLRNLMALEQHNPDTAGSNVTAYCVFMSQVACTAIDVDLLSRRGVIAHGLGNHGEVARCFADLCKGIVFRADDPDGNYLMATCQALEKRFRSRPRRWMAWLRQKYFRNPWLAVGLAAAAVGLVCTVVQAVYSVLSYVQGAR from the exons ATGGATGCTCAGCAAG GGCGAGCTAGAGATTCCCATGCCGTCGACATCGCTTCCCTGGCCCGACAGTTGAGGGAGGAGCTGGCAACCGCGGACACTTTGCCGGTGCAACTCGCCGGCGGCTGCCCCATCATCATCGGCGAGGTTGGTGGCCTCACACGCAACGTCGACCCGGCGGAGTACGACCCGCACCATGTCTCCATCGGCCCGTACCACCGCATCAGGAACCCAGACCTTGCTAGAGACGACGAGAAGATAAGGAGCCTCGGCGTTGTCCTGTCGGCGGCGAGCGCCGGCATGACGTTGGAGGTGTACCTCGACGAGATGGCGCGCCTAGAGGGCCAAGCGAGGAGCTGCTACGCCCACACGTTTTCAATTGAAAGCAACGAGTTCGTGCGCATGTTGCTGCTCGATGGCTGCTACTTGCTCGCACGGTTCGGCGACGTCGACAGCGGACGCCACAGGAACGGCGCACCCGCGGCCAATGCCCACGCGAAGGGAGGGTGCCAGTACCACCGCAGCGGCGCGCCGTTGGTGTCGGCGCCTGGCGGAGGCGACAAGCTGGAGACTATCTCGGTGGTGCGCGACGTGTTCTACCTTGCGGAGAACCAGATTCCGTTCTTCGTCGTCAACAAGATCTACCAGCTGACCTTTTTGGACAGCGGCGTTTCAGCGGCGAACGCGATCGCGTGTGACGTCCGGGAACTCTTGCGGAGGCAGCTGTACTCGGTGGCCGCGCCGGCAGTGGCAGAGCCGCCGGGGCCAGGCAATCTTCTTCACCTGCTGCACATGCACCTGAAGCCCACTGTACACTTGTCACCCACCGGCGACAAAGTCACTGGGAAGCTGGTGGGCCGGTGGCGAACGGCGACGGAGTACCACTTTGCCGGCGTGAAGTTCAAGACCCGGTCCCTCGGTAGCAAAGAAGCACGCTGTGTCCTCGACGTGAAGCtggacagcggcggcggcgtgttGGAGATTCCCCGCCTGAACATCGACGCCGAGACGTGGCGGCTCCTGCGCAACCTGATGGCCCTGGAGCAGCACAACCCGGACACGGCGGGGAGCAACGTGACGGCGTACTGCGTCTTCATGTCGCAGGTGGCCTGCACGGCTATCGACGTGGACCTCTTGTCGAGGAGAGGGGTCATCGCTCACGGCCTCGGCAACCACGGCGAGGTAGCACGCTGCTTCGCCGACCTCTGCAAGGGGATTGTGTTCCGCGCGGACGACCCCGACGGCAATTACCTGATGGCGACGTGCCAGGCCCTGGAGAAGCGCTTCCGGAGCCGGCCGCGGCGGTGGATGGCGTGGCTGCGGCAGAAGTACTTCCGCAACCCGTGGCTCGCCGTCGGGCTCGCCGCGGCGGCAGTGGGGCTAGTTTGTACAGTGGTGCAAGCAGTGTACTCTGTTTTGAGTTACGTACAAGGAGCGAGGTAG